Proteins encoded in a region of the Podarcis muralis chromosome 4, rPodMur119.hap1.1, whole genome shotgun sequence genome:
- the ZAR1L gene encoding protein ZAR1-like isoform X5: MERFVYPSYSIYQSYGNAFSHSHNVAPRPPSKQKQPGWKQSKSSRSSIPSPYRGPLSAPSSAPLPPLPPPPASPDYLDSYKRAQLKALLSQVSPGLAPRLRKASTKEVGTQVNPRVDAAVQCSLGSRQLQSLPGREPPPQQGRQLSPCAEEAAAEKEPPTGREGGPPSQQQAEEPEGKEPLEPEKGAQAEAKGKLPGSGEGEEPAQQLRDGEGDAAQKGAADAAAASTATEGKRAAFQFLEQKYGYFHCNDCKTRWESAYVWCISGTNKTGLSRKDTIRFRVFTTLIVL, translated from the exons ATGGAGCGCTTTGTCTACCCGTCCTATAGCATCTACCAAAGTTATGGGAACGCCTTCAGCCACAGCCACAACGTGGCCCCCAGGCCGCCATCTAAGCAAAAGcagcctggctggaagcagagcaagagcagcaggagcagcatcCCGAGCCCTTACCGGGGCCCCCTGTCTGCCCCTTCCTCGGCCCCGCTGCCCcccttgccgccgccgccggcctcgCCGGATTATTTAGACAGCTACAAGCGGGCCCAGCTGAAGGCGCTGCTCTCTCAAGTCAGCCCCGGCCTCGCCCCGAGGCTCCGCAAAGCCAGCACCAAGGAGGTGGGCACCCAGGTCAACCCGCGGGTGGACGCCGCCGTGCAGTGCTCGCTCGGGTCCCGCCAGCTCCAGAGCCTCCCCGGGCGGGAGCCTCCGCCGCAGCAGGGCCGCCAACTCTCCCCTTGCgccgaggaggcggcggcggagaaGGAGCCGCCCACGGGGCGAGAAGGAGGGCCGCCATCCCAGCAGCAAGCCGAAGAGCCCGAGGGGAAGGAGCCCCTGGAGCCGGAGAAGGGCGCCCAGGCTGAGGCGAAGGGGAAGCTTCCAGGCAGCGGGGAAGGAGAAGAACCCGCCCAGCAGCTGCGGGACGGGGAAGGCGACGCGGCCCAGAAAGGCGCCGCTGACGCCGCCGCGGCCTCCACTGCCACTGAGGGCAAGAGAGCTGCTTTCCAG TTCCTAGAACAGAAGTATGGCTATTTCCATTGCAACGACTGCAAGACCAGATGGGAAAGTGCTTACGTATGGTGCATTTCTGGAACCAATAAG ACAGGTCTATCAAGAAAAGATACAATCCGCTTCCGAGTCTTCACTACTCTGATAGTTTTATGA
- the ZAR1L gene encoding protein ZAR1-like isoform X6, with translation MERFVYPSYSIYQSYGNAFSHSHNVAPRPPSKQKQPGWKQSKSSRSSIPSPYRGPLSAPSSAPLPPLPPPPASPDYLDSYKRAQLKALLSQVSPGLAPRLRKASTKEVGTQVNPRVDAAVQCSLGSRQLQSLPGREPPPQQGRQLSPCAEEAAAEKEPPTGREGGPPSQQQAEEPEGKEPLEPEKGAQAEAKGKLPGSGEGEEPAQQLRDGEGDAAQKGAADAAAASTATEGKRAAFQFLEQKYGYFHCNDCKTRWESAYVWCISGTNKSLSYLG, from the exons ATGGAGCGCTTTGTCTACCCGTCCTATAGCATCTACCAAAGTTATGGGAACGCCTTCAGCCACAGCCACAACGTGGCCCCCAGGCCGCCATCTAAGCAAAAGcagcctggctggaagcagagcaagagcagcaggagcagcatcCCGAGCCCTTACCGGGGCCCCCTGTCTGCCCCTTCCTCGGCCCCGCTGCCCcccttgccgccgccgccggcctcgCCGGATTATTTAGACAGCTACAAGCGGGCCCAGCTGAAGGCGCTGCTCTCTCAAGTCAGCCCCGGCCTCGCCCCGAGGCTCCGCAAAGCCAGCACCAAGGAGGTGGGCACCCAGGTCAACCCGCGGGTGGACGCCGCCGTGCAGTGCTCGCTCGGGTCCCGCCAGCTCCAGAGCCTCCCCGGGCGGGAGCCTCCGCCGCAGCAGGGCCGCCAACTCTCCCCTTGCgccgaggaggcggcggcggagaaGGAGCCGCCCACGGGGCGAGAAGGAGGGCCGCCATCCCAGCAGCAAGCCGAAGAGCCCGAGGGGAAGGAGCCCCTGGAGCCGGAGAAGGGCGCCCAGGCTGAGGCGAAGGGGAAGCTTCCAGGCAGCGGGGAAGGAGAAGAACCCGCCCAGCAGCTGCGGGACGGGGAAGGCGACGCGGCCCAGAAAGGCGCCGCTGACGCCGCCGCGGCCTCCACTGCCACTGAGGGCAAGAGAGCTGCTTTCCAG TTCCTAGAACAGAAGTATGGCTATTTCCATTGCAACGACTGCAAGACCAGATGGGAAAGTGCTTACGTATGGTGCATTTCTGGAACCAATAAG TCTCTGTCATATCTAGGCTAA
- the ZAR1L gene encoding protein ZAR1-like isoform X4, translating to MERFVYPSYSIYQSYGNAFSHSHNVAPRPPSKQKQPGWKQSKSSRSSIPSPYRGPLSAPSSAPLPPLPPPPASPDYLDSYKRAQLKALLSQVSPGLAPRLRKASTKEVGTQVNPRVDAAVQCSLGSRQLQSLPGREPPPQQGRQLSPCAEEAAAEKEPPTGREGGPPSQQQAEEPEGKEPLEPEKGAQAEAKGKLPGSGEGEEPAQQLRDGEGDAAQKGAADAAAASTATEGKRAAFQFLEQKYGYFHCNDCKTRWESAYVWCISGTNKVYFKQLCRKCQKSFNPYKVEAIQCRSLSYLG from the exons ATGGAGCGCTTTGTCTACCCGTCCTATAGCATCTACCAAAGTTATGGGAACGCCTTCAGCCACAGCCACAACGTGGCCCCCAGGCCGCCATCTAAGCAAAAGcagcctggctggaagcagagcaagagcagcaggagcagcatcCCGAGCCCTTACCGGGGCCCCCTGTCTGCCCCTTCCTCGGCCCCGCTGCCCcccttgccgccgccgccggcctcgCCGGATTATTTAGACAGCTACAAGCGGGCCCAGCTGAAGGCGCTGCTCTCTCAAGTCAGCCCCGGCCTCGCCCCGAGGCTCCGCAAAGCCAGCACCAAGGAGGTGGGCACCCAGGTCAACCCGCGGGTGGACGCCGCCGTGCAGTGCTCGCTCGGGTCCCGCCAGCTCCAGAGCCTCCCCGGGCGGGAGCCTCCGCCGCAGCAGGGCCGCCAACTCTCCCCTTGCgccgaggaggcggcggcggagaaGGAGCCGCCCACGGGGCGAGAAGGAGGGCCGCCATCCCAGCAGCAAGCCGAAGAGCCCGAGGGGAAGGAGCCCCTGGAGCCGGAGAAGGGCGCCCAGGCTGAGGCGAAGGGGAAGCTTCCAGGCAGCGGGGAAGGAGAAGAACCCGCCCAGCAGCTGCGGGACGGGGAAGGCGACGCGGCCCAGAAAGGCGCCGCTGACGCCGCCGCGGCCTCCACTGCCACTGAGGGCAAGAGAGCTGCTTTCCAG TTCCTAGAACAGAAGTATGGCTATTTCCATTGCAACGACTGCAAGACCAGATGGGAAAGTGCTTACGTATGGTGCATTTCTGGAACCAATAAG GTTTACTTTAAACAGCTTTGTCGCAAATGTCAGAAGAGCTTTAATCCTTATAAAGTGGAAGCAATTCAGTGCCGT TCTCTGTCATATCTAGGCTAA
- the ZAR1L gene encoding protein ZAR1-like isoform X2: MERFVYPSYSIYQSYGNAFSHSHNVAPRPPSKQKQPGWKQSKSSRSSIPSPYRGPLSAPSSAPLPPLPPPPASPDYLDSYKRAQLKALLSQVSPGLAPRLRKASTKEVGTQVNPRVDAAVQCSLGSRQLQSLPGREPPPQQGRQLSPCAEEAAAEKEPPTGREGGPPSQQQAEEPEGKEPLEPEKGAQAEAKGKLPGSGEGEEPAQQLRDGEGDAAQKGAADAAAASTATEGKRAAFQFLEQKYGYFHCNDCKTRWESAYVWCISGTNKICAKTRCSCPQKKRHIDLKRPHRQELCGRCKGKRLSCDNTYSFKYII, from the exons ATGGAGCGCTTTGTCTACCCGTCCTATAGCATCTACCAAAGTTATGGGAACGCCTTCAGCCACAGCCACAACGTGGCCCCCAGGCCGCCATCTAAGCAAAAGcagcctggctggaagcagagcaagagcagcaggagcagcatcCCGAGCCCTTACCGGGGCCCCCTGTCTGCCCCTTCCTCGGCCCCGCTGCCCcccttgccgccgccgccggcctcgCCGGATTATTTAGACAGCTACAAGCGGGCCCAGCTGAAGGCGCTGCTCTCTCAAGTCAGCCCCGGCCTCGCCCCGAGGCTCCGCAAAGCCAGCACCAAGGAGGTGGGCACCCAGGTCAACCCGCGGGTGGACGCCGCCGTGCAGTGCTCGCTCGGGTCCCGCCAGCTCCAGAGCCTCCCCGGGCGGGAGCCTCCGCCGCAGCAGGGCCGCCAACTCTCCCCTTGCgccgaggaggcggcggcggagaaGGAGCCGCCCACGGGGCGAGAAGGAGGGCCGCCATCCCAGCAGCAAGCCGAAGAGCCCGAGGGGAAGGAGCCCCTGGAGCCGGAGAAGGGCGCCCAGGCTGAGGCGAAGGGGAAGCTTCCAGGCAGCGGGGAAGGAGAAGAACCCGCCCAGCAGCTGCGGGACGGGGAAGGCGACGCGGCCCAGAAAGGCGCCGCTGACGCCGCCGCGGCCTCCACTGCCACTGAGGGCAAGAGAGCTGCTTTCCAG TTCCTAGAACAGAAGTATGGCTATTTCCATTGCAACGACTGCAAGACCAGATGGGAAAGTGCTTACGTATGGTGCATTTCTGGAACCAATAAG ATCTGTGCAAAGACTCGTTGCTCCTGCCCCCAGAAGAAAAGGCACATTGACCTCAAGAGGCCTCACCGTCAAGAGCTGTGTGGCCGCTGCAAAGGCAAAAGACTCTCTTGTGACAATACTTACAGCTTCAAATACATTATCTAA
- the ZAR1L gene encoding protein ZAR1-like isoform X1: protein MERFVYPSYSIYQSYGNAFSHSHNVAPRPPSKQKQPGWKQSKSSRSSIPSPYRGPLSAPSSAPLPPLPPPPASPDYLDSYKRAQLKALLSQVSPGLAPRLRKASTKEVGTQVNPRVDAAVQCSLGSRQLQSLPGREPPPQQGRQLSPCAEEAAAEKEPPTGREGGPPSQQQAEEPEGKEPLEPEKGAQAEAKGKLPGSGEGEEPAQQLRDGEGDAAQKGAADAAAASTATEGKRAAFQFLEQKYGYFHCNDCKTRWESAYVWCISGTNKVYFKQLCRKCQKSFNPYKVEAIQCRICAKTRCSCPQKKRHIDLKRPHRQELCGRCKGKRLSCDNTYSFKYII from the exons ATGGAGCGCTTTGTCTACCCGTCCTATAGCATCTACCAAAGTTATGGGAACGCCTTCAGCCACAGCCACAACGTGGCCCCCAGGCCGCCATCTAAGCAAAAGcagcctggctggaagcagagcaagagcagcaggagcagcatcCCGAGCCCTTACCGGGGCCCCCTGTCTGCCCCTTCCTCGGCCCCGCTGCCCcccttgccgccgccgccggcctcgCCGGATTATTTAGACAGCTACAAGCGGGCCCAGCTGAAGGCGCTGCTCTCTCAAGTCAGCCCCGGCCTCGCCCCGAGGCTCCGCAAAGCCAGCACCAAGGAGGTGGGCACCCAGGTCAACCCGCGGGTGGACGCCGCCGTGCAGTGCTCGCTCGGGTCCCGCCAGCTCCAGAGCCTCCCCGGGCGGGAGCCTCCGCCGCAGCAGGGCCGCCAACTCTCCCCTTGCgccgaggaggcggcggcggagaaGGAGCCGCCCACGGGGCGAGAAGGAGGGCCGCCATCCCAGCAGCAAGCCGAAGAGCCCGAGGGGAAGGAGCCCCTGGAGCCGGAGAAGGGCGCCCAGGCTGAGGCGAAGGGGAAGCTTCCAGGCAGCGGGGAAGGAGAAGAACCCGCCCAGCAGCTGCGGGACGGGGAAGGCGACGCGGCCCAGAAAGGCGCCGCTGACGCCGCCGCGGCCTCCACTGCCACTGAGGGCAAGAGAGCTGCTTTCCAG TTCCTAGAACAGAAGTATGGCTATTTCCATTGCAACGACTGCAAGACCAGATGGGAAAGTGCTTACGTATGGTGCATTTCTGGAACCAATAAG GTTTACTTTAAACAGCTTTGTCGCAAATGTCAGAAGAGCTTTAATCCTTATAAAGTGGAAGCAATTCAGTGCCGT ATCTGTGCAAAGACTCGTTGCTCCTGCCCCCAGAAGAAAAGGCACATTGACCTCAAGAGGCCTCACCGTCAAGAGCTGTGTGGCCGCTGCAAAGGCAAAAGACTCTCTTGTGACAATACTTACAGCTTCAAATACATTATCTAA
- the ZAR1L gene encoding protein ZAR1-like isoform X3 translates to MERFVYPSYSIYQSYGNAFSHSHNVAPRPPSKQKQPGWKQSKSSRSSIPSPYRGPLSAPSSAPLPPLPPPPASPDYLDSYKRAQLKALLSQVSPGLAPRLRKASTKEVGTQVNPRVDAAVQCSLGSRQLQSLPGREPPPQQGRQLSPCAEEAAAEKEPPTGREGGPPSQQQAEEPEGKEPLEPEKGAQAEAKGKLPGSGEGEEPAQQLRDGEGDAAQKGAADAAAASTATEGKRAAFQFLEQKYGYFHCNDCKTRWESAYVWCISGTNKVYFKQLCRKCQKSFNPYKVEAIQCRTGLSRKDTIRFRVFTTLIVL, encoded by the exons ATGGAGCGCTTTGTCTACCCGTCCTATAGCATCTACCAAAGTTATGGGAACGCCTTCAGCCACAGCCACAACGTGGCCCCCAGGCCGCCATCTAAGCAAAAGcagcctggctggaagcagagcaagagcagcaggagcagcatcCCGAGCCCTTACCGGGGCCCCCTGTCTGCCCCTTCCTCGGCCCCGCTGCCCcccttgccgccgccgccggcctcgCCGGATTATTTAGACAGCTACAAGCGGGCCCAGCTGAAGGCGCTGCTCTCTCAAGTCAGCCCCGGCCTCGCCCCGAGGCTCCGCAAAGCCAGCACCAAGGAGGTGGGCACCCAGGTCAACCCGCGGGTGGACGCCGCCGTGCAGTGCTCGCTCGGGTCCCGCCAGCTCCAGAGCCTCCCCGGGCGGGAGCCTCCGCCGCAGCAGGGCCGCCAACTCTCCCCTTGCgccgaggaggcggcggcggagaaGGAGCCGCCCACGGGGCGAGAAGGAGGGCCGCCATCCCAGCAGCAAGCCGAAGAGCCCGAGGGGAAGGAGCCCCTGGAGCCGGAGAAGGGCGCCCAGGCTGAGGCGAAGGGGAAGCTTCCAGGCAGCGGGGAAGGAGAAGAACCCGCCCAGCAGCTGCGGGACGGGGAAGGCGACGCGGCCCAGAAAGGCGCCGCTGACGCCGCCGCGGCCTCCACTGCCACTGAGGGCAAGAGAGCTGCTTTCCAG TTCCTAGAACAGAAGTATGGCTATTTCCATTGCAACGACTGCAAGACCAGATGGGAAAGTGCTTACGTATGGTGCATTTCTGGAACCAATAAG GTTTACTTTAAACAGCTTTGTCGCAAATGTCAGAAGAGCTTTAATCCTTATAAAGTGGAAGCAATTCAGTGCCGT ACAGGTCTATCAAGAAAAGATACAATCCGCTTCCGAGTCTTCACTACTCTGATAGTTTTATGA